The following are encoded together in the Planctobacterium marinum genome:
- a CDS encoding MATE family efflux transporter: MLKLAGPLLVAQLTQMLMGVSDTLMAGRLSSTDMAAVAIASSVFFPVMILVQGIIMALPPIVSRLHGAKNHAPIPEAGHQALYIGQALSLLVFIASFYTYEMFTPFNMAADLQRISADYLQYVFIAFPAFCVYQVLRQYSEGLSHTKPSMIIMIVGLIVNIPANYVFIYGELGVPAYGGAGCGIATAIVLVAMMTCNWLYVKTSKKLSFAPFFEYSSKPNFIGIVAHLKIGLPIGFALLFEVTLFSVIALLLSPLGAKIVASHQIALNVSGVLFMVPLSIGLAVTIRIGYLLGENRDSSAKDASYTAVAMGLGFATINALISVLLRYQLAGLYSTETDVINMAADLLLLAAIFQFSDAVQVIGGCILRGYKDTKAMLIITICSYWGVGLTLGYMLAMTDIIVPAMAAAGFWVGIILGLTVAAILLSLRIRFIQKHLPQDGNQSV, encoded by the coding sequence ATGTTAAAGCTCGCTGGTCCTCTTTTGGTAGCGCAGCTAACACAAATGCTGATGGGCGTATCTGATACACTGATGGCCGGACGCTTGTCTTCAACCGATATGGCCGCTGTAGCCATAGCTTCCAGCGTGTTTTTCCCGGTAATGATCCTGGTGCAAGGCATTATCATGGCCCTGCCCCCGATTGTGTCCCGCTTACATGGGGCTAAAAATCACGCTCCCATCCCTGAAGCAGGACATCAAGCACTGTATATTGGCCAGGCATTAAGTCTGCTGGTTTTTATTGCCAGCTTTTATACCTACGAAATGTTCACTCCCTTTAATATGGCAGCCGACTTGCAGCGTATTTCAGCGGATTATTTACAGTATGTGTTCATAGCCTTTCCTGCCTTTTGCGTTTATCAGGTGCTGCGCCAATATAGTGAGGGCTTGTCTCATACCAAACCCAGCATGATCATTATGATTGTCGGCCTGATAGTGAATATTCCAGCAAATTACGTATTTATTTACGGCGAGCTTGGTGTCCCGGCTTATGGCGGTGCGGGTTGCGGCATTGCTACAGCCATAGTGCTTGTGGCCATGATGACCTGTAATTGGTTATACGTTAAAACCTCTAAAAAATTATCCTTCGCCCCCTTTTTTGAGTATTCCAGTAAACCCAACTTTATCGGGATAGTTGCCCATTTGAAAATCGGATTACCTATCGGGTTTGCGTTGCTTTTTGAAGTAACGCTCTTTTCAGTCATCGCTTTGTTACTGTCTCCTCTGGGTGCCAAGATTGTTGCTTCTCATCAAATTGCCCTTAATGTATCCGGCGTATTATTCATGGTACCGCTGAGTATTGGTCTTGCCGTGACAATTCGCATTGGCTACTTACTGGGCGAAAATCGAGATAGTAGTGCCAAAGATGCCAGTTACACTGCTGTTGCCATGGGACTGGGTTTTGCCACCATCAATGCATTAATATCTGTACTGCTGCGTTATCAACTTGCAGGGCTATATAGTACAGAAACAGACGTGATTAATATGGCAGCAGATTTATTGCTCTTAGCTGCTATTTTTCAGTTTTCTGACGCAGTACAGGTCATTGGGGGCTGTATTCTAAGAGGTTATAAAGATACCAAAGCCATGCTGATCATTACTATCTGCTCTTACTGGGGAGTAGGTTTAACCTTGGGTTACATGCTGGCGATGACAGACATCATAGTACCGGCAATGGCTGCCGCGGGATTCTGGGTTGGAATAATACTAGGACTGACAGTTGCGGCCATTTTGTTGAGTTTACGGATCCGCTTTATTCAGAAACATCTACCACAAGATGGTAATCAAAGTGTGTAA
- the sufB gene encoding Fe-S cluster assembly protein SufB yields MSEQIEDALKKEYEAGFVSAIESETFAPGLDEDVVRRISEVKGEPQWMLDWRLKAFRIWQKMEEPEWAHLHYPKINYQDISYYSAPKSMADKPKSLDEVDPELLATYEKLGIPLHEQEMLAGVAVDAVFDSVSVVTTYREKLEEAGVIFCPISEAVHKYPELVKKYLGRVVPQHDNYFAALNCAVFTDGSFVYIPKGTRCPMELSTYFRINEQNTGQFERTLIVADEGSHVSYLEGCTAPQRDENQLHAAVVELVALDDAEIKYSTVQNWYPGDADGKGGIYNFVTKRGICHTNAKISWTQVETGSAITWKYPSCILKGDNSVGEFYSVALTRGKQQADTGTKMIHIGENTKSTIISKGISAAQSNNSYRGLVQMHKSAKKARNFTQCDSLLIGDKCGAHTFPYVESSNPSAIVEHEATTSKVSDEQMFLCQQRGLDAEKAVSMIVNGFCKEVFKELPMEFAVEAGKLLEISLEGSVG; encoded by the coding sequence ATGTCTGAACAAATAGAAGACGCGTTAAAAAAAGAGTACGAAGCAGGGTTTGTCTCAGCAATTGAGTCAGAAACTTTTGCGCCTGGGCTGGACGAAGATGTGGTCAGACGCATTTCTGAAGTCAAAGGTGAACCACAATGGATGTTAGATTGGCGCCTGAAGGCGTTTCGCATCTGGCAAAAGATGGAAGAACCTGAATGGGCACATCTGCATTACCCAAAGATAAATTACCAAGATATCTCTTATTATTCCGCTCCCAAAAGTATGGCGGACAAACCCAAATCTCTTGATGAGGTGGATCCGGAATTATTGGCCACTTATGAGAAGTTGGGGATTCCCCTTCACGAGCAAGAGATGTTGGCGGGTGTTGCCGTAGATGCGGTATTCGATTCTGTCTCTGTCGTCACCACCTATCGTGAAAAGCTGGAAGAGGCGGGCGTTATCTTTTGTCCAATCTCTGAGGCAGTGCACAAATATCCAGAGTTGGTTAAAAAGTATCTTGGCCGCGTTGTGCCTCAGCATGATAACTACTTTGCAGCTTTGAATTGCGCGGTGTTTACCGATGGTTCGTTCGTTTACATTCCTAAAGGTACGCGTTGCCCGATGGAGCTATCCACCTATTTCAGGATAAATGAGCAAAATACCGGTCAGTTTGAACGTACCCTGATTGTGGCTGACGAAGGCAGCCATGTCAGTTATCTGGAAGGTTGTACCGCTCCACAGCGCGATGAAAATCAGCTACATGCCGCTGTTGTAGAGCTGGTGGCTTTAGATGATGCTGAAATCAAATATTCTACAGTGCAGAACTGGTATCCGGGTGATGCCGACGGCAAAGGTGGGATATACAACTTCGTAACCAAACGTGGAATTTGCCATACCAATGCAAAGATCTCTTGGACGCAAGTCGAAACGGGTTCTGCCATCACCTGGAAATATCCAAGCTGTATATTGAAAGGCGATAATAGTGTAGGTGAATTTTATTCCGTGGCATTGACTCGCGGTAAGCAGCAGGCTGATACCGGAACGAAAATGATCCATATCGGTGAAAACACCAAATCTACTATTATCTCCAAAGGGATATCTGCAGCACAAAGTAACAACAGTTATCGCGGCCTGGTGCAAATGCACAAGAGTGCAAAAAAAGCCCGTAACTTTACCCAGTGTGATTCGCTGCTGATTGGTGACAAGTGTGGTGCGCACACTTTCCCTTATGTAGAAAGCAGTAATCCCAGTGCCATTGTTGAGCACGAAGCGACGACCTCAAAAGTCAGCGATGAACAGATGTTTTTGTGTCAGCAGCGAGGACTCGATGCAGAAAAGGCAGTGTCCATGATCGTAAACGGCTTTTGCAAAGAGGTGTTCAAAGAACTTCCAATGGAATTCGCCGTGGAAGCGGGCAAGTTGTTAGAAATCAGTTTAGAAGGCTCAGTAGGTTAA
- the glp gene encoding gephyrin-like molybdotransferase Glp, with amino-acid sequence MSVCDAPGLLPIEDALTQQTAQIRPLQETEVVDLKDAAGRIVAEDVISEVNVPPHDNSAMDGYALRAADAKNSLQIIGQSLAGHAFSSPVTEGQALRLMTGSPVPQGADTVIMQEQTEVIGRKLRCLKIPQQGTNIRRKGEDIQQGSVVVNKGVRLSAPHLSLLASIGHSKITVVRKINIAVMATGDELVVPGTELQSGQIYESNRIGIITILQKLGCNVIDLGIIPDELETTRNAFTEAAKQCDWVITSGGVSVGDADFVKPVLEELGEINFWKVAIKPGKPYAFGKLGSAFFSGLPGNPVSSFVTLIQLVIPCLKYLAGETSAPQFSLKAKLMKDIRRAPGRTEYLRARAWQNEQGELCVLPQPKQGSGIMNSFTQANCFVVVAADCAYHDKDTMVNIQLFDELLK; translated from the coding sequence ATGTCTGTTTGTGACGCTCCCGGTCTATTACCCATTGAAGACGCTTTAACACAACAAACTGCTCAGATCCGCCCCCTTCAAGAGACTGAAGTGGTGGATTTGAAAGACGCAGCAGGGCGTATTGTGGCGGAAGATGTGATATCTGAAGTAAACGTACCCCCTCATGACAACTCCGCCATGGACGGATACGCACTCAGAGCTGCCGATGCAAAAAATTCTCTGCAAATTATCGGACAATCACTGGCGGGACACGCGTTTTCTTCTCCTGTAACCGAAGGACAGGCACTGCGTTTAATGACCGGCTCTCCGGTACCACAGGGGGCGGATACTGTTATTATGCAGGAGCAGACTGAGGTTATTGGCAGAAAACTGCGCTGTCTCAAAATACCCCAGCAAGGGACCAACATCCGCCGCAAAGGTGAAGATATTCAGCAAGGAAGCGTGGTAGTCAATAAGGGAGTGAGGCTGTCAGCCCCTCACCTGTCGCTTTTAGCTTCCATCGGCCACAGTAAAATAACTGTAGTTCGCAAAATCAATATTGCTGTGATGGCCACGGGAGACGAGCTGGTTGTACCCGGGACAGAACTACAAAGCGGACAAATTTATGAGAGTAACCGCATCGGGATTATTACCATTCTGCAAAAATTAGGGTGCAATGTCATTGATTTAGGGATCATCCCAGACGAACTTGAAACCACCAGAAATGCGTTTACTGAAGCGGCAAAGCAATGTGATTGGGTCATCACTTCAGGCGGTGTTTCAGTTGGCGATGCAGATTTCGTCAAGCCGGTATTAGAAGAACTAGGGGAAATCAATTTTTGGAAAGTGGCCATTAAGCCCGGAAAACCTTATGCCTTTGGTAAATTAGGTAGCGCTTTTTTTAGCGGCTTACCAGGCAACCCGGTGTCTTCATTTGTGACCTTGATACAGCTGGTTATCCCCTGTTTGAAATATCTGGCCGGTGAGACATCCGCTCCGCAATTCTCTTTAAAAGCGAAACTAATGAAAGATATTCGACGTGCACCCGGGCGCACAGAATACCTGCGAGCCAGGGCATGGCAAAATGAACAGGGCGAACTGTGTGTATTACCCCAGCCTAAGCAGGGTTCAGGCATAATGAACTCTTTTACCCAAGCCAATTGTTTCGTTGTTGTGGCTGCAGATTGCGCTTATCACGACAAAGATACAATGGTGAATATTCAATTGTTTGACGAACTATTAAAATAA
- a CDS encoding TraB/GumN family protein produces the protein MFSGLVWAKSSVWKASKDGNDIYLAGTMHILTNEDYPLPNQFNEAFQKGQLITFETDIATVASIEFQRNFLNAMALSADEPRLMQQLTKETRQALEKKLASHAIPLTQFNNFKISMVLLNLALAEYRALGFTAPGVDATFHQKAVEQNKAIAALETPEEQINFLASMSDANAEQLVRYTLKDLENMPDYVSQLKSAWRTGNLPLFTEIGIKPFMDDYPHIYHIIIKARNDNWLAKIDEYIQTAEIESLFVGALHLAGPDGLVAQLKKQGYEVQQLE, from the coding sequence ATGTTCAGCGGCCTTGTTTGGGCCAAAAGCTCTGTCTGGAAAGCCTCTAAAGATGGCAATGATATATATCTTGCAGGCACAATGCATATTTTAACCAACGAGGATTACCCTTTACCCAATCAATTCAATGAGGCATTTCAAAAGGGCCAGCTCATTACATTTGAGACGGATATCGCCACAGTGGCCTCTATAGAATTCCAACGCAATTTTCTAAATGCTATGGCTTTGAGCGCGGATGAGCCAAGATTGATGCAACAACTCACAAAAGAAACCAGGCAAGCCCTTGAGAAAAAATTAGCAAGTCATGCTATCCCACTAACACAGTTCAATAATTTCAAAATCAGCATGGTACTGTTAAACCTTGCTTTGGCCGAATATCGCGCTTTGGGTTTTACCGCACCGGGTGTTGACGCCACCTTTCACCAAAAAGCGGTAGAGCAAAACAAGGCCATTGCCGCACTGGAAACCCCAGAAGAGCAAATTAACTTCCTCGCCAGCATGAGCGACGCAAATGCAGAACAACTGGTGCGCTATACATTAAAGGATCTGGAAAATATGCCGGATTATGTCAGTCAATTAAAGTCGGCCTGGCGTACCGGCAATCTGCCCTTATTCACTGAAATTGGTATCAAGCCTTTTATGGATGACTACCCACACATCTACCATATTATTATTAAAGCGCGTAACGATAATTGGCTGGCAAAAATTGATGAATACATTCAGACAGCAGAAATCGAAAGTTTGTTTGTAGGCGCATTGCACCTGGCCGGTCCCGATGGTTTAGTTGCTCAATTGAAAAAGCAAGGTTACGAAGTTCAACAGCTAGAGTGA
- a CDS encoding sugar phosphorylase, translating to MSELLDNLKHKLQQQLEVIYDGITLNRSYDKLSDELIALMRLNDEIQQPGFFQNNWDEGDVILITYGDSVIRDNEHPLKTLRKFMDKYFGNTINSVHILPFFPYSSDDGFSVIDYSSVNEALGDWKDIENIAGDRRLMADLVINHCSSRSAWFQNFIRGEGPGSDYFFTASPDDDLSQVVRPRTSPLLRETETARGLEHVWCTFSHDQVDFDFRNPDVLLAFVSIIRQYLDSGVRIFRMDAVAFLWKIVGTTSINLMQTHEIIRLLRSLIEHAQPDAVIITETNIPNTQNLTYFGNANEAHAIYNFSLPPLLVNTLITGNCLYLKRWLMSMPPAQNGTTYFNFIASHDGIGLRPAEGLLSDEEISTLINTMKQFGGRISWRTTESGEQKAYEMNIALFDALQGTTAGPDKWGLERFICAHAIMLGLEGIPGIYIHSMLGTANDYEKLKNTHHNRAINRKRWDYDMLTMELGSKFNHHQKVLNRMKQLIDIRTRQKAFHPNAIQFTLHLGLQLFGFWRQSMDRRQSIFCISNITDEPQILRMGELNLTVTDTWRDLITDTKISDPMEEVTLQPYQTVWLANS from the coding sequence ATGTCAGAGCTGTTAGATAACCTGAAACACAAACTACAGCAGCAACTTGAGGTGATTTACGACGGTATCACGTTGAATCGCTCCTATGACAAACTCAGTGATGAACTAATCGCTCTGATGCGCCTTAACGACGAAATTCAGCAACCAGGCTTTTTTCAGAATAACTGGGATGAAGGTGATGTAATATTGATCACCTATGGTGACAGCGTTATTCGGGATAATGAACACCCATTAAAAACACTGCGTAAATTTATGGACAAGTATTTTGGTAACACCATTAATAGTGTCCACATATTGCCCTTCTTCCCTTACAGTTCCGACGATGGCTTTTCTGTGATTGATTATTCCAGTGTCAATGAAGCCCTTGGCGACTGGAAGGATATAGAAAACATTGCTGGCGACAGACGTCTGATGGCGGATTTGGTGATAAACCACTGTTCCAGTCGCAGTGCCTGGTTCCAGAACTTTATCAGAGGCGAGGGACCGGGATCGGATTACTTCTTTACCGCTTCCCCCGACGATGATTTGTCACAAGTTGTACGCCCTCGCACCTCGCCACTGCTGCGAGAGACAGAGACGGCGCGAGGGTTGGAGCACGTCTGGTGTACCTTTAGTCACGACCAGGTGGATTTTGATTTTCGCAATCCCGATGTGCTTTTGGCCTTTGTGTCTATTATCAGACAATACCTTGACTCAGGTGTGCGCATTTTCCGCATGGATGCCGTGGCTTTCTTGTGGAAAATAGTCGGTACCACCAGCATCAACTTGATGCAAACCCACGAAATTATTCGATTGTTGCGCTCCTTGATAGAACACGCACAACCGGATGCTGTGATCATCACTGAAACTAACATTCCCAACACGCAAAACCTGACTTACTTTGGCAACGCCAACGAAGCTCACGCCATATACAACTTTAGTCTGCCCCCATTGCTGGTTAACACCTTGATCACCGGCAACTGTCTGTACTTGAAACGCTGGTTAATGAGTATGCCGCCGGCACAAAATGGAACCACCTACTTTAATTTTATTGCTTCCCACGACGGTATTGGGCTTCGCCCCGCTGAGGGATTGTTGTCTGATGAGGAAATAAGCACGCTCATCAACACCATGAAGCAATTTGGCGGACGTATATCATGGCGCACCACTGAAAGTGGTGAGCAAAAAGCTTACGAGATGAATATTGCGTTATTCGATGCCTTGCAGGGAACAACAGCTGGACCAGACAAATGGGGATTAGAGCGCTTTATTTGCGCCCATGCCATCATGTTAGGTCTTGAGGGTATCCCGGGCATCTACATCCATAGCATGTTAGGTACCGCGAATGATTATGAGAAGTTGAAAAATACCCATCACAATAGAGCGATAAACCGCAAGCGTTGGGATTACGACATGCTGACCATGGAGCTTGGTTCTAAATTCAATCACCATCAAAAAGTGCTGAACAGAATGAAACAGCTCATTGATATTCGCACCCGACAAAAAGCGTTCCACCCTAATGCCATACAATTTACCCTGCACTTGGGCTTGCAGCTATTTGGATTCTGGCGCCAAAGCATGGATCGCCGTCAAAGCATTTTTTGTATCAGCAATATCACAGACGAGCCGCAAATATTGCGTATGGGGGAACTCAACTTAACGGTTACTGATACCTGGCGAGACCTGATCACTGATACCAAGATCAGCGATCCTATGGAAGAGGTTACCCTGCAACCCTACCAGACAGTATGGTTAGCTAATAGCTGA
- a CDS encoding glycosyl transferase, with protein MADFYQNGVITTLHNLVDRSIEELESELKSFSQSRPMGLLLPSLFSELEGEALPNIIDDIAKVDYLSQVVIGLDRATEEQYRHALQFFSKLPQHHRVLWNDGPRLKAIDAKLQALELAPTELGKGRNVWYCMGYILATKKAESIGLHDCDILTYDRGLLARLLYPVANPRFNYEFSKGYYARVADGKINGRVSRLLVTPLIRALQRVCGHNEYLEYMDSFRYPLAGEFSFRRDVLNDLRIPSDWGLEIGTLSEMHRNYSHNRICQVDIAQTYDHKHQDLSLDNQQAGLSKMSIDIAKALFRKLATQGEKFDAGTFRSLKATYYRIALDFVETFNNDAIMNGLKFDIHTEENAVEMFAQNIMTAGQHFLENPMETPFIPTWNRVVSAVPDILDEIKEAVELDFNEFS; from the coding sequence ATGGCAGACTTTTACCAAAATGGGGTAATTACCACATTACACAACTTAGTAGACCGAAGCATAGAGGAACTGGAAAGCGAATTAAAATCCTTCAGTCAGTCTCGCCCTATGGGCTTGTTACTGCCCTCGCTTTTTTCAGAACTTGAAGGCGAAGCGCTACCCAACATCATTGATGATATTGCCAAGGTAGACTATCTATCACAGGTGGTGATAGGTTTAGATAGAGCCACAGAAGAACAATACCGTCATGCATTGCAGTTTTTCAGCAAACTCCCGCAGCACCATCGCGTATTGTGGAACGACGGGCCACGCTTAAAAGCCATAGATGCCAAACTGCAAGCACTAGAATTGGCACCAACTGAATTGGGCAAAGGGCGCAATGTTTGGTATTGCATGGGTTATATTTTGGCCACCAAAAAGGCCGAATCTATCGGCCTACACGATTGCGATATTTTAACTTATGATCGCGGCCTGTTGGCGCGTTTACTCTACCCGGTTGCCAATCCGAGGTTCAATTACGAGTTCAGTAAAGGTTATTACGCTAGAGTTGCAGACGGTAAGATCAACGGTCGAGTATCCCGGTTACTGGTTACCCCTTTGATTCGAGCGCTGCAAAGAGTATGTGGGCACAATGAATACCTGGAGTACATGGACAGCTTCCGCTATCCATTGGCTGGTGAGTTCTCCTTCCGCCGCGATGTGCTCAATGATTTACGTATTCCCAGCGACTGGGGACTGGAAATCGGTACATTATCAGAAATGCACCGCAATTATTCTCACAACCGTATTTGTCAGGTGGATATTGCTCAAACTTATGATCACAAACATCAGGATCTATCCCTTGATAACCAGCAAGCGGGCTTATCTAAAATGTCCATTGATATCGCCAAGGCTCTGTTTCGCAAGCTCGCTACCCAGGGCGAAAAATTCGATGCCGGCACATTCCGTTCATTAAAGGCCACTTATTACCGTATAGCACTTGATTTTGTTGAAACCTTCAATAACGATGCCATCATGAACGGCTTAAAATTTGATATCCATACAGAAGAAAATGCCGTGGAGATGTTCGCACAAAACATCATGACTGCAGGACAACACTTTCTGGAAAACCCCATGGAAACACCGTTTATTCCCACCTGGAACAGAGTGGTGAGTGCGGTACCGGATATTCTGGATGAAATCAAAGAAGCCGTTGAATTAGATTTTAATGAATTTAGCTAA
- a CDS encoding alginate export family protein — MNNLQRKLGLSLSAVALAVTASQVQAEDSLAKAIKNGKTTLDFNLRYETVDQDNALEDADALTLRTRLTYKSAATNGFSFLVEAEDVRSVMGIDDYSVPPSGFNTGVYSVIADPKSTELDQAFVQYSNVKTTARFGRQVIALDNHRHVGHVGWRQDRQTFDAISLVHKFNKQLTARYYFINQRNRIFADDADLDSEDHLVNVSYKSDIGTLTGYAYLLEVDNNTDNSLDTYGIRFAGNQKIDSVRLFYQLEYATQTSETLGNEFDANYWLLEGGVGYNGHKLTLGLENLGSDNGAYGFSTPLATLHKFNGWADIFLGTPGNGLQDLYIKLQGKLMGGKYHIVWHDFSADENVAGLDDYGTELELQYTYAFNKNYSVGLKYSGYSADDYAVDTDKTWLWFGAKF; from the coding sequence ATGAATAATCTGCAACGAAAGCTGGGATTGTCTCTATCAGCTGTCGCCTTGGCAGTCACTGCCAGTCAGGTGCAAGCTGAGGACTCTTTAGCGAAGGCCATTAAAAATGGTAAAACCACGCTTGATTTTAACCTGCGCTATGAAACCGTTGATCAAGACAACGCACTGGAAGACGCCGATGCCCTAACACTGCGTACTCGCTTGACTTATAAATCAGCTGCGACTAATGGTTTCTCTTTTTTAGTAGAAGCTGAGGACGTGCGTTCGGTAATGGGTATCGATGATTATAGCGTACCGCCTTCCGGGTTTAATACCGGCGTGTATTCCGTTATCGCTGACCCTAAGTCAACGGAATTAGATCAAGCTTTCGTGCAGTATTCAAATGTCAAAACCACAGCGCGATTTGGTCGCCAGGTTATTGCGCTAGATAATCATAGACACGTTGGGCATGTTGGCTGGCGTCAAGACAGACAAACATTTGATGCCATTAGCTTGGTGCACAAATTCAACAAGCAGCTGACCGCGCGTTACTATTTTATCAATCAACGCAACCGCATTTTTGCTGACGACGCTGATTTGGACTCTGAAGATCATCTGGTGAATGTCAGTTACAAAAGCGATATCGGTACTTTAACTGGCTACGCGTATTTACTGGAAGTAGATAACAATACTGATAACAGTCTGGATACTTATGGTATTCGCTTTGCCGGCAACCAGAAAATAGACTCGGTAAGGTTGTTTTATCAATTGGAGTACGCCACTCAAACTAGCGAGACTCTTGGCAATGAATTCGATGCCAATTATTGGTTGCTGGAAGGTGGAGTGGGTTATAACGGCCATAAGTTGACTTTGGGCCTTGAAAACTTAGGGTCTGATAACGGTGCTTATGGATTTTCCACACCTTTGGCCACCTTACATAAATTCAATGGTTGGGCGGACATTTTCTTGGGGACGCCAGGCAATGGCTTGCAGGATCTGTACATCAAATTACAAGGTAAGTTGATGGGTGGTAAATATCACATCGTCTGGCACGACTTTTCAGCCGATGAAAATGTGGCCGGTCTTGACGACTATGGAACCGAGCTAGAGTTGCAATACACCTATGCCTTCAACAAGAATTATTCCGTTGGCTTGAAGTACTCAGGCTATTCCGCCGATGATTATGCAGTGGATACTGATAAAACCTGGTTGTGGTTTGGTGCGAAATTTTGA
- a CDS encoding kinase — MLLQDVAVNRSSAINAEFLANFLKVHQLPEHFTETVSDFFLPLAERIKNKVQEKSGTFYLGINGCQGSGKSTLSDFLGEWLTAQGLSVAVLSLDDFYHNRQIRKSLSESVSPLLATRGVPGTHDTQLMQQTLTSLATSEKCALPRFNKAIDDPHPKSQWPIMKGPVDLVIVEGWCWGVTAQTPLQLRYPVNALEAEQDANLTWRNWVNQQLLENYQPLHQMMDFWVMLQAPSFDNVFQWRLEQEQKLSAKLKDEKQHRVMSEQQIKDFIQYYQRLTEECLRTLPQQSDIVLKLNAQRTIVEVRGL, encoded by the coding sequence TTGTTATTACAAGATGTTGCGGTTAACAGGAGTTCAGCCATTAACGCCGAATTTTTAGCAAACTTTTTGAAGGTTCATCAGCTACCTGAACACTTCACTGAAACAGTATCTGACTTTTTCTTACCGCTTGCTGAGCGCATTAAAAACAAGGTCCAGGAAAAGAGCGGGACCTTTTACCTCGGCATTAACGGATGTCAGGGTTCTGGTAAATCCACCTTGAGTGATTTTCTCGGTGAATGGCTCACAGCACAAGGACTCTCGGTTGCGGTATTATCCCTTGATGATTTTTATCACAACCGTCAAATCCGGAAATCTCTCTCCGAATCAGTTTCTCCTTTGTTAGCCACACGTGGTGTTCCGGGAACCCACGATACTCAGCTAATGCAGCAAACTTTAACAAGCTTGGCGACTTCAGAAAAATGCGCACTCCCCCGTTTTAACAAAGCAATTGATGACCCGCACCCAAAAAGCCAATGGCCAATAATGAAAGGTCCGGTAGACCTGGTTATTGTGGAAGGCTGGTGTTGGGGGGTGACAGCCCAGACCCCGCTACAACTTCGATACCCGGTTAATGCCTTAGAAGCGGAACAGGATGCCAACCTCACCTGGCGAAACTGGGTTAATCAGCAACTTCTGGAGAATTACCAACCTTTACATCAAATGATGGATTTTTGGGTGATGTTACAAGCGCCGAGTTTTGACAACGTATTTCAATGGCGCCTGGAACAAGAGCAAAAATTATCAGCTAAGCTTAAGGACGAAAAGCAACACCGCGTTATGAGTGAACAACAAATCAAGGACTTTATTCAATACTATCAACGATTAACAGAAGAGTGTTTAAGAACGCTTCCGCAGCAAAGCGACATTGTATTGAAACTCAATGCTCAACGTACCATCGTCGAAGTACGCGGTTTATAA
- a CDS encoding HAD-IIB family hydrolase yields MSLTTFLIFTDLDGTLLDHDNYSFEAAAGTLQKLKAAGHFVIPNTSKTFAELSSFKQSAQLNTPFIFENGSAVAIPKDFFPWQPPETVEKENMWIKSFSPERSHWLSLIQQHGQHFYGMFKGFSQMSTEEVVSLTGLSHDAAHQAMQRQYGEPLHWNGDEYAKREFLHTMQAAGAKVLTGGRFTHICGDSDKGKAMLWLAQMFSRECEEQEFKTIALGDSQNDSAMLEAADIAVQIKSHSHPFPKIKKQQHLYQSTLYGPAGWSECLEKIVFNQE; encoded by the coding sequence ATGTCCTTAACCACTTTTTTGATTTTTACTGATCTGGATGGAACGTTACTGGATCACGACAACTATAGTTTTGAGGCCGCAGCAGGCACCTTACAAAAACTCAAAGCAGCCGGACATTTTGTTATTCCCAACACCAGTAAAACCTTCGCTGAGTTGAGTAGTTTTAAGCAAAGTGCGCAGCTCAACACCCCGTTTATCTTTGAAAACGGATCCGCAGTAGCTATTCCAAAGGACTTTTTCCCTTGGCAACCACCAGAAACAGTGGAAAAAGAAAACATGTGGATTAAGTCATTTAGTCCGGAACGAAGTCATTGGCTCTCCCTCATTCAGCAGCATGGACAACACTTTTACGGTATGTTCAAAGGCTTTTCACAAATGAGCACAGAAGAAGTGGTTAGCCTTACGGGTCTATCCCATGATGCGGCCCACCAAGCTATGCAACGTCAATATGGGGAGCCGTTACACTGGAATGGCGACGAATATGCCAAACGAGAGTTTTTGCATACCATGCAAGCCGCAGGAGCAAAAGTGCTTACTGGTGGCAGGTTCACTCATATCTGCGGTGACAGTGATAAGGGCAAAGCCATGCTATGGCTGGCGCAAATGTTTTCACGCGAGTGCGAAGAGCAAGAGTTTAAAACAATTGCATTAGGTGACAGCCAAAACGATAGCGCCATGCTGGAAGCTGCAGACATTGCTGTGCAGATAAAATCCCATAGCCACCCATTTCCAAAAATAAAAAAACAACAACATCTTTACCAAAGTACCCTCTACGGACCAGCTGGCTGGTCTGAATGCCTCGAAAAAATCGTGTTCAATCAGGAGTAA